A single Elephas maximus indicus isolate mEleMax1 chromosome 2, mEleMax1 primary haplotype, whole genome shotgun sequence DNA region contains:
- the LOC126070461 gene encoding olfactory receptor 2T33-like: MEKRNATSDFILLGLFQHTSFHIFLFIVLLTIAIASLLGNALMILLIHRDHRLHTPMYLLLSQLSFMDMMLVFTVVPKMASGFLTGKKSISPAECGLQIFAFLTLGGGECFFLAAMSYDRYVAVCHPLRYNILMNWQLCLRMTLGSWFLGAADGLMQAVATLSFPFCSAHEIDHFFCEAPSLLHLACADTSIFEHVMYICCVIMLLVPLFLILTSYSLILAAVLYMPSTEARKKALVTCSSHLAVVGLFYEAAIFTYMRPKSYRSANHDKVVSAFYTIFTPVLNPLIYSLRNNEVIGALKRWLGKCTNLKHQ; the protein is encoded by the coding sequence ATGGAGAAGAGAAATGCCACTTCAGATTTTATTCTCTTGGGACTCTTTCAGCACACTAGCTTCCACATCTTCCTCTTCATTGTGCTGCTGACAATAGCCATTGCTTCCCTGTTGGGGAATGCCCTCATGATCCTCCTGATTCACAGGGACCACCGGcttcacacacccatgtacttacTGCTGAGCCAACTCTCTTTCATGGACATGATGTTGGTTTTCACCGTTGTGCCCAAAATGGCATCTGGCTTTCTGACAGGCAAGAAGTCCATCTCCCCTGCTGAATGTGGATTACAGATCTTTGCCTTCCTCACCTTGGGTGGTGGAGAGTGCTTCTTCTTAGCAgccatgtcctatgaccgctatgtggcagTGTGTCATCCACTACGATATAACATTCTCATGAACTGGCAACTGTGCCTGAGAATGACCTTGGGGTCTTGGTTTCTGGGGGCAGCTGATGGTCTCATGCAGGCAGTTGCTACCCTGAGCTTCCCTTTCTGCAGTGCTCATGAGAttgatcatttcttctgtgagGCCCCCTCGCTGCTGCATTTGGCTTGTGCTGACACTTCAATCTTTGAACATGTCATGTACATCTGTTGTGTGATAATGCTCCTTGTGCCTTTATTTCTCATCCTAACCTCCTACAGTCTCATCCTAGCTGCAGTTCTCTACATGCCTTCTACAGAAGCCCGCAAGAAGGCCTTAGTCACATGCTCATCACACTTGGCTGTGGTGGGACTCTTTTATGAGGCTGCCATTtttacctatatgagaccaaagtcCTACAGATCAGCTAACCATGATAAGGTTGTGTCAGCTTTCTATACTATCTTCACTCCTGTGTTGAACCCCCTCATTTATAGTCTGAGGAACAATGAGGTGATAGGAGCCTTGAAAAGGTGGCTTGGGAAATGCACTAACTTAAAACATCAATAA